From a region of the Paenibacillus lutimineralis genome:
- a CDS encoding phosphotransferase, giving the protein MKTEDLSFSTVRFIDVNGQRIVLKTSNAEEMDVTKDQIHFLVSLENEKLKSKFPKVIDYKVSNSEVWYTMEYIEMISLDAALVKNKIDVNIIASTLENVLKFVRDHLYTNYRSDCDIQYLKKVHQNRVIKRVKQFKNLCSDIKPLVEADQLIINDKKCLAPYTILEILEKRNFFNLLNPKKLVMTHGDLEANHIFFKPNDPSNFKLIDPRMPTEGGDPAYDLAKLRQSIFNRSHDMFVGNYSYHEDYSNKTPQFGYSSFSERKNGEFERLKSIYNYHLQDMEEQFNNITLRVKLAEAAHFLSAPPYFVSFKHPKNLAKLLYLKGVLLINELYQEVIE; this is encoded by the coding sequence ATGAAGACTGAAGATCTAAGTTTTAGCACTGTGCGTTTTATTGATGTGAATGGTCAGCGAATTGTTTTAAAGACATCCAATGCTGAAGAGATGGATGTGACAAAAGATCAAATTCATTTTTTAGTTTCATTAGAAAACGAAAAATTGAAATCAAAGTTCCCTAAAGTGATTGATTACAAGGTATCCAATTCTGAAGTCTGGTATACGATGGAATATATTGAGATGATTTCACTTGATGCCGCGCTTGTAAAAAATAAGATTGATGTGAATATCATTGCCAGCACATTAGAAAATGTATTGAAGTTTGTAAGAGATCATCTATATACCAATTATAGAAGTGATTGCGATATACAGTATTTAAAGAAAGTTCATCAGAATCGAGTAATAAAACGCGTTAAACAATTTAAAAATCTTTGTTCTGACATTAAACCTTTAGTTGAGGCGGATCAATTAATAATAAATGATAAAAAATGTCTTGCACCGTATACTATATTGGAGATTCTAGAAAAAAGAAATTTTTTCAATTTACTAAATCCAAAAAAACTAGTAATGACTCACGGAGATTTAGAAGCCAATCATATTTTTTTTAAACCAAATGATCCTAGCAATTTCAAACTTATTGATCCACGTATGCCTACAGAAGGTGGAGATCCTGCCTATGACCTCGCAAAATTAAGACAATCTATCTTTAATCGTTCCCATGATATGTTTGTTGGAAATTATAGTTATCATGAAGATTATTCAAATAAAACACCTCAATTTGGGTACTCTAGTTTTTCAGAACGAAAGAATGGGGAATTCGAAAGATTAAAATCGATTTACAATTACCATCTACAAGATATGGAAGAGCAATTTAATAACATAACTTTAAGAGTGAAGCTTGCTGAAGCGGCACACTTCCTTAGTGCCCCTCCATATTTTGTTTCTTTTAAGCATCCAAAAAACTTAGCAAAGTTACTTTATCTAAAAGGAGTATTATTAATTAATGAATTATATCAAGAGGTGATTGAATGA
- a CDS encoding sugar efflux transporter has protein sequence MQPIITTSVNKARSYLSLIFSVKQFVILLFINFMIGLSVSFYVPFNSLFSLEEVGMSNLSFGYYMVIGSLSSVLISSIIGSRSDSSTSRKKLLMLAFLFSTIGFIIFAFSRNYYVLLLNSAVIMGVASCGTPQIYAYAKEVLENNSVDQNKIPFLINIFRMSYALSWTCGPALAALLLVKFDFKGVFLIVALLYFLTLIIIMLFLKQSKLVVSKKARTKVLPLIFGNKKILLTFIAFMFITAAGYINTMNMSQYVIKSLNGSESQVGIIFSVPPLFEIPFMVYFGLLAIKNNVVKLIKIGMIIAVIYYMLLIFVTDVWNIYPIQILSAAYISIIMGVSISYFQGLIPDEPGTTSTLYTNATRLGSLVGYLLFGLITQFLDYRNAYICCVILAALSLVLIYSSNFKKESVRL, from the coding sequence ATGCAGCCAATTATCACAACTTCAGTAAACAAGGCGAGAAGTTATTTGAGTTTAATATTTTCCGTAAAACAATTCGTAATCTTATTGTTTATAAACTTTATGATAGGACTATCTGTTTCGTTCTATGTACCCTTTAACTCTCTTTTTAGCTTAGAAGAGGTAGGGATGTCTAATTTATCTTTTGGGTACTATATGGTCATAGGATCTTTATCTAGTGTACTCATTAGTTCTATTATTGGCAGTAGATCAGATAGTTCTACAAGCAGAAAAAAATTGTTAATGCTTGCTTTTTTATTCTCGACAATAGGTTTTATTATTTTTGCATTTTCAAGAAATTATTATGTTTTACTTCTGAATTCTGCAGTAATAATGGGTGTAGCCTCATGTGGAACACCTCAAATCTATGCATACGCTAAAGAAGTCCTTGAAAATAATTCCGTTGATCAAAACAAGATACCTTTTCTAATTAATATTTTTAGAATGAGCTACGCTCTTTCCTGGACTTGTGGGCCTGCATTAGCAGCGCTACTATTAGTTAAGTTTGATTTTAAAGGCGTTTTTCTCATAGTTGCATTATTATATTTCCTAACTCTCATAATTATCATGTTATTTTTAAAACAAAGCAAATTGGTAGTATCTAAGAAGGCGAGAACGAAAGTATTACCCTTAATATTCGGTAATAAGAAAATACTGTTAACTTTTATTGCGTTTATGTTCATAACTGCAGCAGGTTATATTAACACAATGAACATGTCACAGTATGTGATTAAATCCTTAAACGGTTCTGAAAGTCAGGTAGGAATAATTTTCAGTGTCCCACCACTATTCGAAATACCATTCATGGTGTACTTTGGTCTCTTAGCAATAAAAAATAATGTTGTAAAATTAATCAAAATTGGTATGATTATTGCTGTTATCTATTATATGTTACTGATCTTTGTAACTGATGTATGGAATATTTATCCGATCCAAATATTGAGTGCAGCTTATATTTCAATAATAATGGGAGTTTCTATTTCATACTTTCAGGGTTTAATACCGGATGAACCTGGTACAACATCAACATTATATACAAACGCTACTAGATTAGGGTCTCTAGTAGGATATTTGCTTTTTGGTCTTATAACTCAGTTTTTAGATTATAGGAATGCGTATATTTGTTGTGTCATACTAGCTGCTTTGTCACTTGTATTAATTTATTCTAGCAACTTTAAAAAGGAGAGTGTGAGGTTATGA
- a CDS encoding glycosyltransferase — MNLTILIPIKTSSLQNCEEFSEYIDNLAYQLKDENCEFVIANESPYRIFEFMNSVFEKNNNIIHFAPEDSKRTGDNDKLNGIYCGLEKASYDNVLLIDDHFRVTKDTLRKCLRYFEKYDCFKMMPLFNKFPFSVLIDLNGMFVVNMLDYRKQYCGHLAFKKSQYKKVGFPNRNGLFDELTMEEHLRDHGYSVGFIRDVALEAIQDIKFSKFLEQRVRYAYENIAFPIRFTFFAMILPILLILFILSPAIFSATFIYINLAILLVSFIGQILYARNFVPPYTFLLSPIWFWFYPFTTWIAVYKYFTGGVMFGGNKIKRAK, encoded by the coding sequence TTGAATCTAACGATTTTGATTCCTATTAAAACCTCTTCGCTTCAGAACTGTGAAGAATTTTCTGAATATATCGATAACCTGGCATACCAACTGAAAGATGAAAACTGTGAATTTGTAATCGCAAATGAAAGTCCATATCGAATATTTGAGTTCATGAATAGTGTATTTGAAAAGAATAATAATATTATACATTTTGCTCCGGAAGATAGTAAACGTACTGGAGATAATGACAAGCTTAACGGAATATACTGCGGGTTAGAGAAAGCAAGTTACGACAATGTTTTACTGATTGATGATCATTTTAGAGTCACAAAGGATACTTTAAGAAAATGTTTACGTTACTTTGAGAAATATGATTGCTTCAAAATGATGCCCTTATTTAATAAATTTCCGTTCTCGGTACTGATCGATCTTAACGGAATGTTTGTTGTAAATATGCTCGATTATAGAAAACAGTATTGTGGTCATCTTGCGTTTAAAAAAAGCCAGTACAAGAAAGTAGGATTTCCAAATAGAAATGGCTTATTTGATGAACTCACTATGGAAGAGCATCTAAGAGATCATGGATATTCTGTAGGTTTTATTAGAGATGTAGCTCTGGAAGCTATTCAAGATATTAAATTCTCGAAATTTTTGGAACAAAGAGTTCGATATGCCTATGAAAATATAGCATTTCCTATCCGCTTTACTTTTTTTGCAATGATTCTACCTATCCTTTTAATCTTATTTATTCTAAGTCCTGCTATCTTTTCTGCAACATTTATATATATAAACTTAGCTATATTACTTGTCTCGTTTATAGGGCAAATACTGTATGCACGAAATTTCGTTCCACCCTATACTTTCTTATTAAGCCCTATCTGGTTCTGGTTTTATCCTTTTACAACGTGGATTGCAGTATATAAATATTTTACTGGTGGAGTAATGTTTGGTGGGAATAAAATAAAACGAGCAAAATAG
- the yqeK gene encoding bis(5'-nucleosyl)-tetraphosphatase (symmetrical) YqeK codes for MFSKFMLDVTMTGDIKTDLYNFLLVNGHQKTAEHCLKVGDKAEQLANIFDVDSYKAKVAGYLHDVSAIFPNSERVIVAKHLGLEILKEEETFPMIIHQKISGVIAQEIFNVHDEEIISAIACHTTLKSNASKIDKVLFVADKIEWDQNGSPPYISKIKEALKESLELASYSYIKYLFDNKDNLKVVHPFLESAYKELKIELNL; via the coding sequence TTGTTCAGTAAATTTATGCTAGATGTTACGATGACAGGTGATATTAAAACGGACTTGTATAACTTTCTTTTAGTAAACGGTCATCAAAAAACGGCAGAGCATTGTTTAAAAGTCGGGGATAAAGCAGAGCAGTTAGCCAATATTTTCGACGTTGATTCATATAAAGCAAAAGTTGCAGGCTATCTTCATGATGTCAGTGCTATTTTTCCCAACTCTGAACGAGTTATTGTAGCTAAGCATTTGGGATTGGAAATATTAAAAGAAGAAGAGACTTTCCCAATGATTATCCACCAAAAAATATCTGGGGTAATAGCTCAGGAGATATTTAATGTACATGATGAAGAGATAATCAGTGCTATAGCATGCCATACAACGCTAAAATCCAATGCATCGAAGATTGATAAGGTTTTATTTGTAGCAGATAAAATCGAGTGGGATCAAAACGGATCTCCACCATATATAAGCAAAATCAAAGAAGCTTTAAAAGAATCATTAGAGTTGGCTTCGTATAGTTATATTAAATACTTGTTTGACAACAAAGATAATCTTAAAGTCGTACATCCCTTTTTAGAGTCAGCTTATAAAGAACTCAAAATAGAATTAAACTTATAA
- a CDS encoding glycoside hydrolase family 3 protein, with amino-acid sequence MSLVIKDQRIAQIISNMSLEQKIGQLIIGQAEGQEMTPSFEDFIRKYQLGGYRIKGSNIKSKEQVRSFTEQIQSVYKSIGHEIALLGSDQEGGSLSVFGDTVTEFPGNMALGATHSVDLAFEQGQATGNELSKLGINFVFAPVADININELNPIIGVRSFGDKPWKVTDLCESFIKGLNSGGIASCLKHYPGHGNTVSDSHVEIPYNESDLLNLKSGELIPFEILSKQQVDSIMVSHIIFPKIDMEPASVSKTFINDILRTEMSYEGVIMTDDIEMTPMLKTYGIEKTARMFIEAGGDLLLINKSKTNQILAIESLLTAVEEGYISETKINEAVERILNLKMKTKQYRINRRINDKKSREISYDISKKAITLVQDPLNLLPIGRDRRILLIQPEQYNISEADTSGGKAIKLFEHLQHFNSNITLKTVDFNQGNINELEINKNDYDLIIQATINSTINSAQHEFSKWLSSLNIPLISIALRNPYDIKTYSEQNTIICTYYTNDLTMEALAKLLIGEMEFRGELPVDISYRKC; translated from the coding sequence ATGAGTTTAGTAATTAAAGATCAGAGAATTGCACAGATAATAAGTAATATGTCCCTTGAGCAAAAAATAGGGCAACTAATTATCGGACAGGCTGAAGGGCAAGAAATGACACCTTCATTCGAGGACTTCATACGTAAATATCAATTGGGTGGATATCGAATTAAGGGATCTAACATAAAATCCAAAGAACAAGTACGATCTTTTACTGAACAAATTCAAAGTGTATACAAATCAATTGGTCATGAAATTGCTTTATTAGGATCTGATCAAGAAGGAGGAAGTTTAAGTGTATTTGGGGATACAGTTACTGAGTTTCCAGGTAACATGGCACTAGGTGCTACTCATTCTGTCGATTTAGCTTTTGAACAAGGCCAAGCTACAGGGAATGAGCTATCCAAGTTAGGTATTAATTTTGTATTTGCTCCTGTGGCAGACATTAATATTAATGAACTTAATCCTATTATTGGAGTTCGATCATTTGGAGATAAACCTTGGAAGGTAACTGATTTATGTGAATCATTTATTAAAGGTTTAAACAGTGGAGGTATTGCAAGTTGTCTTAAGCATTATCCTGGCCATGGAAACACTGTATCTGATTCTCATGTGGAAATACCATATAATGAATCAGACCTACTGAACCTAAAATCAGGTGAACTAATCCCCTTTGAAATATTATCAAAACAGCAGGTTGATTCAATAATGGTTTCGCATATTATTTTCCCAAAAATAGATATGGAACCCGCAAGTGTTTCCAAAACCTTTATTAATGATATTCTACGAACAGAAATGTCATATGAAGGAGTTATTATGACTGATGACATAGAGATGACTCCAATGTTGAAAACTTATGGCATTGAAAAAACCGCTAGAATGTTTATTGAAGCTGGAGGGGATCTCTTATTAATAAATAAGTCGAAGACAAATCAAATATTAGCTATTGAAAGTTTATTGACTGCAGTAGAAGAAGGCTACATTTCAGAAACAAAAATAAATGAAGCTGTAGAACGTATATTAAACTTGAAAATGAAAACAAAACAGTATCGTATTAACAGAAGAATAAATGATAAAAAATCCAGAGAAATTTCTTATGATATCTCTAAAAAGGCTATTACATTAGTCCAAGACCCTTTGAATTTATTACCGATAGGGAGAGATAGAAGAATATTACTTATACAACCTGAACAATACAATATCTCAGAAGCTGATACATCTGGTGGTAAAGCAATCAAGCTTTTTGAACATTTACAACATTTTAATTCTAACATAACATTAAAAACTGTGGATTTTAATCAAGGAAATATTAATGAACTTGAAATTAATAAAAATGACTATGACTTAATTATTCAAGCTACAATAAATTCAACAATAAACTCAGCTCAACACGAATTCAGTAAATGGCTTTCTTCTTTAAATATCCCTTTAATATCAATTGCTTTGAGGAATCCATACGATATTAAAACATATTCTGAGCAAAATACAATAATATGTACTTATTATACTAATGATCTTACGATGGAGGCTCTAGCTAAATTATTGATAGGGGAAATGGAATTCCGCGGTGAATTGCCAGTAGATATTTCCTATAGGAAGTGTTGA
- a CDS encoding dimethylarginine dimethylaminohydrolase family protein has translation MKVVDSAHGGKGWVERGMYHQSDIGLIWSNCGVFSETDELKHVLLHRPGQEIENIRDHNEVLWTEILDSKRAREQHDNMAEIYKQNNVIVDYIDAEDLSNNYPNLYFCRDLFTMTPQGAIISRLASKVRAGEELLAAKKMMQLDIPIIATAHGDMYLEGPDVVIVNQDLVFIGIGIRTNIQAAYFVEKLLKIQGFSEIIFIQTTYGCGHLDGVFNLINAKHAAIVPKRASYEIYSNLKRHGFSILDLNNKQEVDEGMSINFVPLNSETILINSLPREAIKSYESLGIECIQVDVSELMKGGGSVHCMTGVLRRKKH, from the coding sequence ATGAAAGTTGTAGACTCAGCACATGGTGGAAAAGGATGGGTTGAAAGAGGAATGTACCACCAGTCCGATATAGGATTGATTTGGTCAAATTGTGGCGTTTTCTCTGAGACAGATGAACTAAAGCATGTATTACTCCATAGACCTGGCCAAGAAATAGAAAATATAAGAGATCATAATGAAGTATTGTGGACCGAAATTCTAGATTCAAAAAGAGCGCGGGAGCAACATGACAATATGGCAGAAATCTATAAACAAAATAATGTCATTGTTGATTACATTGATGCCGAAGACTTGTCGAATAACTATCCTAACTTATATTTTTGTAGGGATCTTTTTACAATGACGCCGCAAGGAGCCATTATTTCTAGACTCGCTTCAAAAGTAAGGGCAGGTGAAGAATTACTTGCAGCAAAAAAAATGATGCAACTTGATATTCCAATAATCGCTACTGCTCATGGCGATATGTACTTGGAAGGACCAGATGTTGTTATCGTAAATCAAGATTTGGTTTTTATTGGAATTGGAATAAGAACTAATATTCAAGCAGCATATTTCGTTGAAAAACTCTTGAAAATTCAAGGTTTTAGTGAAATTATATTTATTCAAACGACGTATGGATGCGGGCATTTAGATGGAGTTTTTAATTTAATTAATGCTAAACATGCTGCTATAGTTCCTAAAAGAGCATCTTATGAGATATATTCCAATCTCAAACGACACGGATTTTCAATACTTGACTTAAATAACAAACAAGAAGTAGACGAGGGAATGTCCATAAATTTTGTACCTTTGAACAGTGAAACAATTTTAATAAATAGCTTACCAAGGGAAGCGATTAAGAGTTATGAGTCTCTAGGAATTGAATGTATTCAAGTTGATGTTTCTGAATTGATGAAAGGCGGAGGATCAGTGCATTGCATGACAGGAGTATTGAGGAGGAAAAAGCATTGA
- a CDS encoding DUF2933 domain-containing protein, which produces MDWTWLLLLACPLMMVFMMFGMGGMYKHGSQNEDKYHQHEDHVIHRELSELRAQNEQMRQEIQNLKQSH; this is translated from the coding sequence ATGGATTGGACATGGTTATTGTTACTTGCTTGTCCACTAATGATGGTATTTATGATGTTTGGGATGGGTGGGATGTATAAACATGGTTCCCAAAATGAAGATAAGTATCATCAGCACGAGGATCATGTCATTCATCGTGAACTGAGTGAATTAAGAGCTCAAAATGAACAAATGAGACAGGAAATTCAGAATCTTAAACAATCTCATTAA
- a CDS encoding DUF2933 domain-containing protein: protein MILGCVLPIVIFAAVVLYNAFITGSAGSGSTNSLLFLLLLLCPLSHFIMMPLMNKKKQKNHHH from the coding sequence ATGATATTAGGCTGTGTACTACCAATCGTTATATTTGCAGCTGTTGTACTTTATAATGCATTTATAACTGGATCAGCTGGATCAGGTTCTACGAATAGTTTGCTATTCTTATTATTATTGTTATGCCCGCTTTCACATTTCATTATGATGCCGTTAATGAACAAAAAAAAACAAAAAAATCATCATCATTAA
- a CDS encoding alpha/beta fold hydrolase, whose product MDYEIFNLGDVLLQSGVTLPIAFLAYKTYGKLNEQKDNVIVYPTAFGDQHVQNEWLIGSGMALDPEKYFIIVPNLLGNGLSSSPSNTPPPFDRANFPQVTIYDNVRFQHQLLTEKFGIQKIALVVGWSMGGIQAFQWGASYPEMVERIAPFGGIAKTWPHTYVVLEGVKASLLSAVGFDSSKLNQLSSTDMRAVGRVYAGWGLSHAFYREELYREMGFDTLEDFVAGVWEDSFMNMDPHNVLAMLWTGQHANISANPSYNGDFDKALQSIKALACIMPGSTDLFCTADDNEYEAKRIPNAVLKPIQSIWGHFAGRGINSADNQFIDDNLKHLLSLSTKE is encoded by the coding sequence ATGGACTATGAAATTTTTAATTTGGGTGATGTACTCTTACAATCAGGAGTGACGTTACCAATTGCTTTTCTTGCTTATAAAACATACGGAAAATTAAATGAACAGAAGGATAATGTTATTGTCTATCCAACGGCTTTTGGGGATCAGCATGTTCAGAATGAATGGCTCATTGGCAGCGGGATGGCACTCGATCCAGAGAAATATTTTATTATCGTTCCCAATTTGCTGGGCAATGGGCTATCTTCCTCTCCCAGTAACACGCCTCCTCCATTTGATCGGGCTAACTTTCCACAGGTAACCATCTATGATAACGTTCGATTCCAGCACCAACTGCTGACCGAAAAATTCGGTATTCAAAAGATTGCTCTCGTCGTCGGGTGGTCGATGGGCGGCATTCAGGCATTTCAATGGGGGGCAAGTTACCCGGAGATGGTCGAACGAATCGCACCTTTCGGAGGCATCGCCAAAACTTGGCCTCACACATATGTAGTGCTGGAAGGTGTAAAAGCTTCACTGCTATCTGCAGTCGGCTTCGACTCAAGTAAATTAAACCAACTAAGTTCTACAGACATGCGTGCCGTTGGTCGGGTGTATGCAGGATGGGGACTATCACATGCGTTTTATAGAGAAGAGCTTTACCGTGAGATGGGATTTGACACATTGGAGGATTTTGTAGCTGGTGTCTGGGAAGATAGCTTTATGAATATGGATCCTCATAATGTTCTGGCAATGTTATGGACAGGCCAACATGCAAATATCAGTGCAAACCCCTCCTATAACGGAGACTTTGATAAAGCACTTCAGAGTATAAAAGCTCTTGCCTGTATCATGCCGGGAAGCACGGATCTCTTCTGCACAGCGGACGATAATGAATACGAAGCTAAGCGTATACCTAATGCTGTCTTGAAACCAATCCAATCGATCTGGGGCCATTTTGCCGGTCGTGGAATCAACAGTGCCGATAATCAATTTATTGATGACAATCTAAAACACTTGTTGTCACTTAGCACTAAAGAATAG
- the lgt gene encoding prolipoprotein diacylglyceryl transferase: protein MVLFEIGDFSIRSYGLIVGLAILLAIGVAYYLAKGTIYQKHIIDLVFYIIIGGIIGARIWHVFFFQWAYYSKNLSEIFSIWNGGIAIQGGLIGGFAGAFIYTRIKKISFWELADILAPAIILGQAVGRIACFLNGDAFGAPTNSGFGIVYPAGTIAYERYGSEPLWPAEVWEGQLDLIGFGILMGMKNLKLPKGVLFLSYNLIYAVIRFSMEFMRGDSPRYALQWTAGQWTSASIFAIAFVLMVYFVVRKNDDTELLIRS from the coding sequence GTGGTATTATTTGAAATTGGTGACTTTTCAATAAGATCCTATGGTCTTATTGTAGGGTTAGCTATTTTACTTGCGATTGGAGTAGCATATTATCTTGCTAAAGGGACTATTTACCAGAAACATATAATTGATTTAGTTTTTTATATCATAATCGGGGGCATTATTGGGGCTAGAATATGGCATGTATTCTTTTTCCAGTGGGCCTATTATTCAAAAAATCTATCAGAAATTTTCTCTATTTGGAATGGTGGGATCGCCATACAAGGGGGATTGATCGGTGGCTTTGCGGGAGCATTTATCTATACACGAATCAAGAAGATATCCTTTTGGGAACTAGCTGATATCCTAGCCCCAGCTATTATTTTGGGCCAAGCAGTCGGACGAATTGCCTGTTTCTTGAACGGAGATGCTTTTGGAGCACCTACCAATTCTGGATTTGGAATTGTCTATCCTGCAGGGACGATAGCTTATGAACGTTATGGCTCAGAGCCACTTTGGCCGGCAGAAGTTTGGGAAGGACAACTGGATCTCATTGGATTTGGAATTCTTATGGGTATGAAAAACTTAAAACTTCCAAAAGGTGTCTTATTTTTATCGTATAATCTGATATATGCAGTTATTCGTTTTTCAATGGAATTTATGCGCGGGGATTCACCGCGTTATGCTTTACAATGGACGGCTGGGCAGTGGACAAGTGCCTCGATTTTCGCGATTGCTTTTGTATTGATGGTATATTTTGTTGTACGAAAAAATGATGATACGGAACTCTTGATAAGATCGTGA
- a CDS encoding carbohydrate deacetylase — protein MKKYLIVNADDFGLTKSVSEGILYAHQQGLVTSTTAMMNREDIDIALKEAKKFKKLDIGVHLVFNKGFSLSKKQMISSLVDENGQFYKNLYELKETVNLEHLETEFSEQINKYIKITGEIPSHIDCHHWNVLYPPFFNVYIHVAQKFKLPLRSPLIDKNSMTLSQLQNLLGTVSATDLERNRSTLRVVIDKSGLYYPDQFISSFFGQNVTTKSFQNCLLNLEYGITEIMVHPGYNSEELEKESSYTDMREKEIEILTSEETIKLIQSENIQLVNFNEIENIKESEKSFV, from the coding sequence ATGAAAAAGTATTTAATTGTTAACGCAGATGATTTTGGTTTAACAAAATCAGTATCAGAAGGTATTTTGTATGCTCATCAACAGGGATTGGTGACTTCAACAACAGCAATGATGAATCGAGAAGATATTGATATCGCACTCAAAGAGGCAAAAAAGTTCAAAAAACTAGATATTGGTGTACATTTAGTTTTTAATAAAGGATTCTCATTATCGAAAAAGCAAATGATTAGCTCTTTGGTTGATGAAAATGGACAGTTTTATAAGAATTTATATGAGCTAAAAGAGACAGTAAATTTAGAACACCTAGAAACAGAGTTTTCGGAACAAATAAATAAATATATTAAAATAACAGGAGAAATTCCAAGTCATATCGATTGTCATCATTGGAATGTTTTATACCCACCGTTTTTTAATGTTTATATTCATGTAGCACAAAAATTCAAATTACCACTCAGATCTCCTCTCATTGATAAAAACTCAATGACATTATCACAATTACAAAATCTTCTTGGAACGGTATCAGCAACGGATCTCGAGCGTAATAGATCCACTTTAAGAGTGGTTATAGATAAGTCAGGTCTCTATTATCCAGATCAATTTATTTCTAGTTTTTTTGGACAAAATGTAACCACTAAATCTTTCCAAAATTGTTTACTTAATTTGGAATATGGAATAACCGAGATTATGGTTCATCCTGGATATAATAGTGAGGAACTTGAAAAAGAGAGTTCTTATACAGATATGAGAGAGAAAGAAATTGAAATTTTAACTAGTGAGGAAACAATTAAACTAATCCAGAGTGAAAACATTCAATTAGTGAATTTCAATGAGATTGAAAATATCAAAGAAAGCGAAAAAAGTTTTGTATAA
- a CDS encoding DJ-1/PfpI family protein produces MKTKKVGILLYDFVDALDFTGPAEVLSLTANNKVEQAMILYRKHLLPTQPFDVCTITETGKQIKTHTGIKVEPDFSIMNCPKLDILIIPGGPLRAVQSVIKNKKIQDWIIKHKSIEFICSVCTGALILGETGLLDGKQATTHHLALKILKEKYPNIQVVSDSKVIHDSNLITSGGVSSGINLALYLVEKIMGKSTAERTATTIEFIL; encoded by the coding sequence ATGAAAACGAAAAAAGTTGGAATATTACTGTATGATTTTGTAGATGCTTTAGATTTTACTGGTCCAGCTGAAGTGTTATCACTAACTGCAAACAATAAAGTTGAACAAGCCATGATCCTTTACAGAAAGCATTTGTTACCTACACAACCTTTTGATGTATGTACTATTACAGAAACAGGAAAACAAATAAAAACACATACAGGAATAAAAGTAGAACCTGATTTTAGCATTATGAATTGTCCTAAATTAGATATTCTAATAATTCCAGGTGGTCCTTTAAGGGCGGTACAATCTGTTATTAAAAATAAAAAGATACAAGATTGGATTATTAAACATAAAAGTATTGAATTTATATGCTCCGTTTGTACTGGAGCACTTATATTAGGTGAGACTGGGTTGTTAGATGGAAAGCAGGCAACGACACATCATTTAGCATTGAAAATATTAAAAGAAAAGTATCCTAATATTCAAGTAGTATCAGACAGCAAAGTTATACATGATAGTAACCTCATAACTTCAGGTGGGGTTTCTTCAGGAATTAACTTGGCACTATATCTTGTTGAGAAAATCATGGGGAAATCAACAGCGGAACGAACAGCTACAACTATTGAATTTATACTATGA